Below is a window of Halalkalicoccus jeotgali B3 DNA.
GGATGCTCTGGAAATGCCCATACTGGCCGAGCTCACCGAATAGTTCACCATGATCTGCAGTGAGAGCAACAGCTCCGTCGATGTTCTCGAGCAGGTCCTCGACTGAATCGAGGACCAGTCGGAGGTTATCGAGATACAGTGGCCATATCTCATCGATAGTAGCCTCACCTGCTCGGCCGGCATCATACGGTCTGTCTTCAACCGCTGTCATGGGTGTGTTGTTTCTAATGAGATTGTGAATGAAGGGTCGATGAGGTTGGAAATAGTGGACAACAACCCTCTCAAAGCCTTTGCGACCAGCAACGATTGCTCGGTCTGTCACATACGACGGATCCTGTACGGTCGACGAATGGAGTGCTACTGTAGAACCATCAGCGAACGGTCGATCGTGATGACGAGTGAGTTCAAGATATGCGAGATCACTGTCGGCTACTGTCCCCCAGTCGGCGAAATTAAACGGATGAGGGTGGCTAGGTGGTCGATTACCATTCACTAACACGGATTCTGCATATGGATTTGCCGAAATGAGTGCTGTCTCAGCGAGGAGATCGTGGTAGTCATCAACGAACGTCTTCGCATACCATTCGCCCGATGTCGATCCAACAGACCAGATCTCCCCGACGTTGTCCAAGAATGCATATTCGGGCGCTACCGCACGAAGCGCATCAGTCCGGCATGCGTCAAGTACTACCAATACATTCCACTCCCTCTCAAAAACGTTTGTTCCGAGTGGATGTCTCGACGTTAGTGAGAGGAAAAGACCGTCATACGCATAAAACGCTGCTGTAGCGATTTCTCTATGGTCAAGTGAGCGTACACCGGATGTAACGTCGCGTAACCATTTGCTCCGATGTGACATACGGCTCTATGGTTCGATACGGGAATAACCATTGCGCCCACTATGCAATAGTAAGCCGCGATTCGTCTCGAGTATCTACTCGCTGTTTCACTCGTTTTCCGACTATATTCGACGATAGCGCCAGAATGCGTAAGGAGAATCACGTTCTGACCGGAGTCGTATCACACTCCTATCTGTGTACCACTAGATCAGTCGTCACTGATCTCGGAGAGGCGGGCACGAATGTCCTCTACATCGGCATCTGAAAGCGCTTCGAGCCCGAACTGTACAAGGAGGGGGTAGAAATGCCGATTTTTCTTGAACTCGTTTTGACCGGCTTTCCGAAGTTTGAGTTGCGATTCTAAATACGTGTCCTCCATAGCATCGAGAACGTCGTCCGGGATGTAGATCGTTCGACCGTTCCACTCGTCTTTGATGTTCGTCTTCGTTGCGCTCGTTTCATTCGTGCTCTGTGTTCCAGTCGGTGCATTCGTCTCTTGTGTTCCGGAGCCCTTATTCACGTCTCCATCGGGGGGGTCTTCTTCGTAGTTTCCTTCGATACCCGAAGCGTCTCCCCAGCCATCACTCATGCTTTCACCTCTTCGGGAGCGGTCTTCGCGAACGTCTCGTCGAGCAGATCAGCGATGTCACCGAAGAGTTGACGCGCATCTTCGACGCGTCTGTTGTCCTTACTAAAGCCAAAGACGGAGACACCCTCACCGATCGATTGTGAGAGGTCCGTTCGTTTCGGTATTTCGAAGACGGGGAGGGAATAAGCCGATTTGATCTCCCGAATCGTGTCTTTGTGTTCGGCGTTCTGTTCGACACGATTGCAGATAATAGCGAGGCGGTCGATGTTCCCATAGGCCGGTTCGAGTGATCCCAGCTGCTTTGCAAAGATCTGGAGACTGTTAGCGTTGAGTTTTTCGGGAATGACAGGGATAACCACGTTGCCGGTCGCGACGAGTGCGTTGTCGGTAAGAACGTTGAGCGACGGTGGCGTATCAACGAGGACGTAGTCGTAGTCCGTATCAAGCGTATCTAGCATCATTCCCAGTCGCTCTCGGCTCTTGGGAGCTTCGAGCAGTGTCTGGATGTTCTTGTTGTTCGCGAGTTTCTCGCTGGCAGGGAGGATATCGAACTCCTCGTGCTCAACGAGGATATCGTTCGCCGAATCCATCTGATCGAAGTCGAGCACGTCGAAGAGCGTGGTCCGATCGGTATCGTAGTACAGATCGCTGTAGCCAAGCGAGCACGTAAGCCCGCCATGATAATCGATATCGACGAGAAGAACGTCGTAGCCACGCGCTGAGAGTGCGCCGCCAGTATGAATAACGTCGGTCGTTTTTCCTGCGCCCCCTTTCTGGTTCGCTACCGTAATCCGTGCAGTTTCGTTTTCTGTCATATCAGTTATTTAGTCAAGTGATTCATGTCATTCGTTACGTTCGTTATCAGCAGTTCGTTCAGTGAAGGCGTTTCAATCACACCAAAGAACACCAATATGTTAAAGCCATCTTTTCGTTACGCTTGTTGAACGCAACGCTATTAGTTTGTTCATTGAGTTCGTTATCTTCGTTTATCGGCTACGCTGCTTCTTCTAATAACCCCAAGTTAGTTGCGATGGATACAGCCGCCCGATCGCGTTCGATGAGTCGCCATTACTTTCGTTTAATTCGTACAATCATTTTATTCGTTCATTCGTTTTAGAACGTCTGGAAACGGCGAGCGATACGAACCCGGACTGATATCGATTTACGGTACGGCTAGTCTCGAATCAATCGTTCCCAACTCCCGGTCGTCTCTCCTCAGCGGGCGCAGCGTCGCTAACGTCGTACAGGGCGTTTGCGACCGTCCCGTATTCGGACGCGTGTGGACGTCCGGGAGTGTCGTCGTAGCCGTATTCGAAGAGCCGGTTGCGGTTGAGACTGAGCTTCGTGAACTCCGGTTGGAGCAGATCGAACAGCTCGAAGCGCTCTTCGAGTTCGGGGAACTGAGCCTGGTAGTCGAGGATCGCCGCCCGTGCGTGGGACCAGAACCGCTTTTCCGAGTAGTCTTCGTGGAGTTCGAGAACGTCCGCGACGTAGCGCAGCACGCAGACGAACAGCCCGGAGAATATGAACTGACAGAGCCCCTCGGGCGGCTCCTTTCGGAGCACGGCGTGCATCTCGTCGGGCAATGCCTCGAGTTCCGGGATGGGGTGATCGCTTACGTTCACGTCGTCGACGAAATCCTTGATCGCCAATCGCGTGGGAACGCCGTCCTCGACGATCAGGATCGTGTTCTGGCCATGCGGGGAAAAGACCGTCCCGTAGCGGTACAGGAAGTGCAACAGCGGCGGAAGCACGGTGTCGAAGAACTCTTCGAGCCATTCGTCCGTACTGAGACCGGAGCGCTCGATAAGCCGGGAGACGTACGGATCGTCGTCGCCATCGTGCATGAGCGCGGAGAGCGTGACCGCGCGCTCGTTCCCGTCGAGGAACGTGTAGATCGACTCGCGCCAGACGACCCCGAGCAACTCGTGATACTGGTAGGGCGAGCCGTCGATCTCGGTGAAGTCGCCGTGATCGTAGTTGATCCCGGCGATCTCACCGGGCAGCACAAGCCCTTGCTCTTGAAGGAACTCATCGTTCTCGTAGATACCCTGAATGTACTCGGTCACCGTCGGTGCGAGCTCGGTTCGCTCGCCGGGCAGGCCCCGCCAGACCAGCGTGTTGAGGATCCGCATCGGCACCTTGACGTGGTGTTTCGTCTCGTCGTCGAGGTTGACGAACGTGCGGACCGACTGCTGGGGCAGGTACGCGTCGGAACCCTCGCCCAGCGGGACGATGTCGTCGGTAGCGATGTCGTCGGGGAACAGCGGGACGATACTGTTGTCCCACTGCCAGTCGTGCACCGGCAGGAGGTAGTAGGTGTCGGGATCGAGCCCTCGGTCGGCGAGGCGCTCCCGGAACCGACCGTAGGCATCGCCGAGTTCGTTGCGGACGAGCGAATCGTGGTCGACGTCCTCGGTGCCGACGAACGTCGCCTTCTCCCTGCGAACGGCGACCCAGGAGAGCCTCACGGGCTCTTTCAGTTCGGGTGCGTACTGACGGTAATCGTCGTACCCCCAGCCGAGCCGGCCCTTGTTGTAGGTGATCCACGGGTGGCCGTCCATCTCGCCCTCGAGGCGGGCGTAGTCGAGGTCGAGCGGGTCGAACTCCTCGCGCTCGCGCCGTCGGGCCTCGACGTGGGCGTCGGCTAGCAGCGTGCGC
It encodes the following:
- a CDS encoding ParA family protein, producing the protein MTENETARITVANQKGGAGKTTDVIHTGGALSARGYDVLLVDIDYHGGLTCSLGYSDLYYDTDRTTLFDVLDFDQMDSANDILVEHEEFDILPASEKLANNKNIQTLLEAPKSRERLGMMLDTLDTDYDYVLVDTPPSLNVLTDNALVATGNVVIPVIPEKLNANSLQIFAKQLGSLEPAYGNIDRLAIICNRVEQNAEHKDTIREIKSAYSLPVFEIPKRTDLSQSIGEGVSVFGFSKDNRRVEDARQLFGDIADLLDETFAKTAPEEVKA
- a CDS encoding IucA/IucC family protein, with protein sequence MNPNDTIRRNALDAAVWETVERRLLTKMLEEFTYEKILTPRQVKAGDDRATYRFDLGDTAYRFEAAERLMDSLHVYEGTVERREGNGTWAALDDPLRLLRDLGETTDLEGLTEGNLVREYKRTLLADAHVEARRREREEFDPLDLDYARLEGEMDGHPWITYNKGRLGWGYDDYRQYAPELKEPVRLSWVAVRREKATFVGTEDVDHDSLVRNELGDAYGRFRERLADRGLDPDTYYLLPVHDWQWDNSIVPLFPDDIATDDIVPLGEGSDAYLPQQSVRTFVNLDDETKHHVKVPMRILNTLVWRGLPGERTELAPTVTEYIQGIYENDEFLQEQGLVLPGEIAGINYDHGDFTEIDGSPYQYHELLGVVWRESIYTFLDGNERAVTLSALMHDGDDDPYVSRLIERSGLSTDEWLEEFFDTVLPPLLHFLYRYGTVFSPHGQNTILIVEDGVPTRLAIKDFVDDVNVSDHPIPELEALPDEMHAVLRKEPPEGLCQFIFSGLFVCVLRYVADVLELHEDYSEKRFWSHARAAILDYQAQFPELEERFELFDLLQPEFTKLSLNRNRLFEYGYDDTPGRPHASEYGTVANALYDVSDAAPAEERRPGVGND